The Raphanus sativus cultivar WK10039 chromosome 6, ASM80110v3, whole genome shotgun sequence sequence TGTGGTAATTACATGTCGGAAGGCACTAAATTCAACTGCCGTGAAGAACAAGTCATCAACGAGATGTACCTAGGAATTAAAATCCACAGGTTCTATATCAAGTGCACCAAGTGTTCGGCAGAGATAACAATCAAAACCGATCCAAAGAACTCGGGTTATGTTGTCGAATCAGGTGCAATTGGCCCTTATAATGGacacgaggaggaggaggagaagcctGAGGTAGCTGAAAACGCATTGGAGTCGTTAGAGAAGAGAACTATTGTATCTAAAAGAGAGATTGAAGTTATGGCTGCGCTTGATGAGATGAAGTCTATGAAGTCTAGAAGAGCCTCCGTGAGCGTAGACTCAATGCTCGAGGTATTGAATagaagaaaagaacaagaagaagagaacgTTGACGAAGAATTGTTTATTAAGTCGATAAAATTTGGTAAGCGGACTAGGATTGATGACGAAGAGAAAAAAGATAAAGTGTCTGATGAGAAAAAGAAGCCTAAGAAACCTGTCTGCGGTACATCTAC is a genomic window containing:
- the LOC108810868 gene encoding uncharacterized protein LOC108810868 gives rise to the protein MGERKVLNKYYPPDFDPKKIPRLRKPNNQQKKIRFMLPVRVRCNTCGNYMSEGTKFNCREEQVINEMYLGIKIHRFYIKCTKCSAEITIKTDPKNSGYVVESGAIGPYNGHEEEEEKPEVAENALESLEKRTIVSKREIEVMAALDEMKSMKSRRASVSVDSMLEVLNRRKEQEEENVDEELFIKSIKFGKRTRIDDEEKKDKVSDEKKKPKKPVCGTSTAHISSVRIVAKKTAELPQGLEALCHNYGTDSDEEK